One region of Theileria equi strain WA chromosome 4 map unlocalized gcontig_1105316255039, whole genome shotgun sequence genomic DNA includes:
- a CDS encoding zinc finger protein DHHC domain containing protein (encoded by transcript BEWA_054970A) encodes MDDTTPCCVLRDIVHDKSTATYHRKNGFSLPIQFYQVVSYILGILLITLSWIIFLPNFGYAHFIPISLTVVFLAIAGLFVAVCCSDPADPNARAVLYGDKETGSNLTERTEVNDGDGQMRTKKDPERVVPKKSHCDVCKMVDSTSKHCNICNKCVIRFDHHCVWVNNCIGRSNYSLFFALILLSTVFTTFISVTSLVVIIQGHWSGEPQKSWIVFYGGCNSGLFFFLNYTFLILSVISALFLWQLLGLHCYLLYKGLTTFEYYTMRCRDLVNDQDKSSCWTWCVDRIIIDKKFVHVDSYTIL; translated from the coding sequence ATGGACGACACAACTCCGTGTTGTGTACTCAGAGACATTGTACATGACAAATCTACAGCAACCTATCACCGTAAAAATGGATTTTCACTGCCTATACAGTTTTACCAGGTGGTATCATACATTCTTGGAATTTTATTAATAACGTTATCGTGGATTATATTTCtgccgaattttggatatgCTCATTTCATTCCAATTTCACTCACAGTCGTCTTTTTGGCTATCGCAGGTCTCTTTGTGGCTGTGTGTTGCTCTGATCCCGCAGATCCAAATGCGCGCGCAGTTCTCTATGGAGACAAAGAGACAGGTTCAAACTTGACTGAACGAACGGAAGTCaatgatggagatggaCAAATGAGAACCAAGAAAGACCCAGAACGGGTCGTACCAAAAAAGTCTCATTGTGACGTTTGCAAAATGGTCGATTCTACGAGTAAACACTGTAATATTTGTAACAAATGTGTTATTCGCTTCGACCATCACTGCGTTTGGGTCAACAATTGTATAGGAAGGAGCAACTACAGTCTCTTCTTTGCACTTATTCTTCTCTCTACTGTCTTCACTACCTTTATCAGCGTCACGTCACTCGTTGTGATAATCCAGGGACATTGGAGCGGAGAGCCACAAAAATCGTGGATCGTTTTCTATGGAGGTTGCAATTCTGGCCTTTTCTTTTTCCTAAACTATACATTTCTCATCCTCAGCGTCATCTCCGCTCTCTTCCTTTGGCAACTCCTAGGTCTCCACTGCTACCTGCTCTACAAGGGACTCACTACCTTTGAATATTACACTATGAGATGCAGGGACCTAGTAAATGACCAGGATAAAAGCAGCTGCTGGACTTGGTGCGTCGATCGCATAATTATCGACAAGAAGTTTGTTCACGTCGACTCCTATACTATTCTTTAG